CCACTAATGTTAGTGTACCATAAATATAATTTGTCGTAGTTTAAGTGTATTGATCTTACCACATTGTGTTGTTTTCTTAGCTCTCTCTGGAAATCATTTgtataattaagtgataatgcccgagaagccagtgtttcgaggatatattggcacgggtgttgtgcaaactggcttcgagggcattatcatttTTATACAACGGATTACCGacatattaaaataatgattgacatattttaattttcaacgttattttgatgaatttattcatactatttcatccttccactagatatagtcccgacacaaatctagggttgctacccaagccggctggtcgtttgttctattggtttggttgccagagactcgacccagtcgttcagtctttctgttctgtatctatggacgtgatccagttgttcgttctaaatgttccattgccatactggctggcaatgtttatatcccttgcttgctagctagccaactacggctaacttacagtcacgtcaaacagtgcagccagaataacaacaaagtagctgcatttgcatttgtttaagctgttttctagtgacatttattcaGACACAACCATAACActgagctaatgaggcgcgattcgcctggcatagaaaatgtgctctctcgtcaggacactgttgttcagaggagctagccaacaacagactgcaaactagctgcacttcgttgaattttttttgtataaatccataaaaatgatgccagctgattcatgatttcgactggctaagaaacactgcctgtctgtctgtctcgtcccgacttcccgacacgttcattactatgtaACAGCTGGagattgtttcaatattcaaattcaatgttgcaaatgtcagagagacagacagcaaggtttatacaaatctctgctgttaaAAACTAAGTgttagtctaaaataaatgtgagataatgtctagatgctttttatagtggagatcaagtttataaagtgCCTggtgggctgatgagacagtggattgtgcagtcagatggaacaaagtaaataggcattttaacatcatagatttagccattGGTGATTTGTGGAACAGACACAGGATGgaattagacccacccattgtataactACTGTTAATACACATACTTTTGAAAGTTAATCTCCTCACTCAATCTAACATCTGTATTACTCGATGTTACAAGACCTCTATGTACCCTCAAAATGGCAAGTGTGTACTTAGATTCTAAAAAGTGAAGGGTCAATCTCAGGCTACTCTCAGTTGAGGTTGTTTGAAGCCAAGCCGAGTTAAAGCCATCTGGGAGGTTATTGCAGTTTTCTGTTCCCTGGTCTCCGGTGGTGTATTTCCCAGGATTCCCTGTTATGaagatctctcgctctctctcattttgtTGTAACACTATTGGCTGTTACAGtcccctcctctatccttctgtcctatttgtctgtctgtcatgcCGTGGTGCTCATCCCTTTCCTCTGCCATAACCACTTCCTCCTCTGGCTCCATTCCGGCTCCACTGCTGACCTTAAGTCAAAGGAAGTAAGTCCACCCGTCCTACATCCCTGACCTCTGGTGTGACCCCAACCCTCTGTCTACTCTATTCCTCTGGGTGTGCACTGACAACCCACGCTGATGCATGTTGGgatgtgtttgtttgtgaatGGGGACGGGTCTCTGTATATGAATTTGTCTGTATATCTTCACATTACTATGATTTCAATGACAAAGGTTTTTGATTAATAAACTAGCACAACATTTTATtcttaaaataataaaatataaaataataaaataatacatcTATTTCTGCTTTTGGAAGACACAAGTAAGCAAAGGCAACTGTCTGTAGCTCTGTGGATGATATGAAGTCTTGAAATAATTGCCATTCACAAGCATATATGGTATAATATAACTTTCTCTCCAAGCACATAAAGCCAGTCACAGTATGTTGATATCCagtgatttgattgattgatgcacTTGCTGCATAGGTTTATCTTTGAGCAAAAAGGCACACAGCGGATCATGGTCATCAACAACTGCGGCCTGAATGATGACGCTGCCTATTCCGTAGCCGCGGGAGAAGAGAAGTGTACCACAGAGCTGTTTGTCAAAGGTACCCCTCTCCATTCCATCATCCTTCTCTCTTCATTTTAATGTCTCTTTGAGGAATTAGTGGGACCAGAATGTGGTCTCTCCACAATTTCACACTTCACTGTTTCTAATTATATTGATGCCTTTTCTGATTTGTATCTTACCTTGCTGCAGAGTTACCAGTGAAGATTACTAAAGAGATTGAGGCGGTGAAAACGACAGTGAACGAGAGGATTGAGTTGGCGTGTGAAGTGTCTGAAGAAGGAGCTCAAGTAAAATGGTAGGGCTATGTCAacttattgtgtgtgtatgtgttttttccccccttgtgtccctgtgtgttttcccttgtgtccgtgtgtgtgtgttttttcccctgtgtgtgtgttttctccttgtgtgtgtgtgtgtgtgtgtgcgtgtgtgtgtgtgtgtgtgtgtgtgtgagcctctAACCTTTCATCTTCCCCCTCAGGTGTAAGAACGGCGTGGAGGTCCCGACAGGGCCCCGGTCACGCTACCGTGTCAAGTCTGAGGGGCTGAAACACTGGCTAATCATTGACGATGCCTCAAAGGAGGACACTGGAACCTTCTCCCTCATGGCCTCTGGGGGAACCTCTGAAGCCAAAGTCCAGGTTGAATGTGTGTATTTcacttccctctcctttcctcacacGTTCTCTCTTACTGAGAAACTGTAGATCAACTAAATTGATGACTATTTTGTATTTCTTCTATCCTCTTATTTCTTTCCATTCTTCCCTTCATCAGTGAAGCCACTGAAGATTATTCAGGATTTGCAGGACATGACAGTGCTTTTGGGCCAGCCACTGAAGATGCACTGTGAGATCTTCCCTGGGAATGTTCCAGGTCGTTGGTACAGGAATGGACAGCTGATCCAGTCCAACGACCGCATCAACATCCTGCAAAGAGCCAAGTATGTCACTTCCCTCCCACTCGCCCATCTCCTCAGCCCCATACCTGTGTTCATGGGAGTTTCACACCTGGTCAAGTAACAGAGGAAAAAATTCTGGGCCCAAATCAGGATTCACCATTAGGCCCATGTAACCTGAGCAAGAAAAACTCTGGGCCTTTgcccttccctctgtcctcctgtctttTTCATATTGATTAAGCTGTCTTCTCACTTGTTTTCTTGTTTTGACAGGAACCACCGATTAGAAATTGTGAACAGCACCATTCACGATGCCGGGGATTATACCTTTGTGCCAGAGGGATACTCTCAGAGCCTCTGTGCCAAAGTTCATATCGTTGGTACAGTCATTTTAATGATACAAAACCGTCCGTGGGTTGATAGGAATATTATAGAGCACTTACTTGTTTTCTTCCTTGTCCCGTTCTTACAGATCCTCCCAGGGTGCACCTGGAGAGCTTGAACTTCCCTGACAACACAGTGACCATTGTGGCAGGAAATAAACTCCGCGTGGAGATCCCCATCAGTGGAGAACCAGCACCCAGAGTGGtgtggatgaagggagagagggtgagtgcTGACCTGGGTCAAAATAGGCTTcattgggcctcccgggtggcgcagtggttaagggcgatGTACTGCAGccccagctgtgccatcagagactctgggttcgcgcccaggctctgtcgtaaccggccaagACCcgtgtggcgggccgggcgcagtgcgcgctaaccaaggtttccaggtgcacggtgtttcctccgacacattggtgcggctggcttccgggttggaaaaagtgcggcttggttgagttgtgtatcggaggacgcatgactttcaaccttcgtctctcccgagcccgtacgggagttgtagcgatgagacaatatagtagctactaaaaacaattggataccccgaaattacagtacagtatacatactgaATGTATGGGTACAGTACAATCTACTATTTGCCATCGTAGGTAATCCTTGACTCGGGCCACCGTGTGCGAGCTGAAACCTTCTCGGACCACACCAGCCTCACCATTGACATCGCAGAGAAGGAGGACACAGGAAACTACAAGATAGTCCTGCAGAACGAGGCTGGGGAAGCAGGGGCTAGCATCAAAGTCAAGGTGGTGGATATCCCAGACCCTCCTGAAGTTCCCCTGGTCACGGAGGTGGGAGGAGACTGGTGCTCTATGACATGGGAACCCCCGATCTATGACGGAGGCTCACCCATCTTAGGTAGGTCTGTGTGGGTGGTTTTATGCTAACAAGTTGGATATTCTGGTGTGTGTATATGATATAGAACTATGCTTTTTCCCAAAGGCTACTTCATCGAAAGGAAGAAGAAGCAGAGTTCCAGATGGATGAGGCTGAACTTTGACCTGAACAAAGAGACCACATTTGAGCCTAAAAAGATGATTGAGGGTGTCCCGTACGAGGTGCGCGTCTTTGCTGTGAATGCCATCGGTGTGTCCAAACCCAGCGAGCCATCCAAAGCCTTTGTGCCGCTGGGTGAGTTCTGAGTACGCGATGTTCGCTTGGCAATGTAATCTTTGTGACAAAGCCAGTGAGGTGACACTTACAGTACAAAGGCGTTATCCTCTTATGTAAGCCAATACGGTTTCTcctgtggttatattatatcacgATAGTGGGAGAAAAATGAAAGAGCCAGTACTGTGATACTGTGTGATAGTGCAGGCCATTGTGTGGGCTGCCCTTCCCCTTTGCAGCTGTTCCTCTGATACCCAACTATTCCAAGCATTCCGCATTCTGACTGTGACCTCCACTGGACGTGGCCGGGGCTTTAGGAGATATTAAATATGTCTTTATAATGGCTGCCAAATCATCTAGGGCTTATAGGTTTAGGAGATCAGCCTCCCACAGGGTTCAATATGAGTTAAACGTGATGCAGAATATAAGAATAGACGTTAAGAGCCGCCCCTAATCAGATCTGGTGAACAGATTGATGACATACCAGCGCCAGCTAGAGGGGTGTCCCACACACATGGGCATGAAGGTGTTTCTTACATTGTATGCATTATACTGTTATTATGGCAATTGGAGATCCACTTTTGACAAGGCATACTATGCAAGGAAATGTTTGTGTGAAGTCCAACCGTTGTAACACTCTCACACTGATTGCTCTCAGCTGTGACCAGCGAGCCCACCATGCTGGTGGTGGATGATGTCACAGACACCACGGTGACCATGAAGTGGCGTCCCCCGGACACCATCGGAGCTGCAGGCTTAGACGGCTACCTGGTGGAGTATTGCATCGAAGGAAGTAAGAAGCATTCGATTTTATAACTAGAACCCACTTGATTTTTCATGATCAGCAGAAACTCCTGGCCTGTTAATAAGTATTACCTGCTGTGTTAAGTCTATGGACATGTTCTTCACAGCTGATGACTGGAGAGTAACCAATAAGGAGCTGACAGAGAAGACTAAGTACACCATCACTGGCCTCCCTCCAGAGGCTAAGATCCTGGTTAGGGTAAGGGCTATCAATGCTGCCGGCGCCAGCACTCCCAGAACACTTCAGCACTCTATCCTGGTCAAAGAGGTCATCGGTGAGTCCTAGCCACTCTCCACTTCTCTTTTTGATGTCTGTATGTATTATTTATTAGCAAGGCTTAAGCAACAGGGCTAGGAACATGACATTTGATACACAAGTCCAAAAGACAACAGTTCATcaaatatttacagtgccttcggaaagtattcagaccccttgatgttttccacattttgttacgttacagccttattctaaaatggatttaaaaaaaaataaaaaatcagcaATCTatacagaataccccataatgacaaagcgaaaacaggtttttagaaaaatgtGTGAATGTattaatataaaaaataaaataacgtatttgcataagtattcagatcctttgctatgagactcgaattgagctcaggtgcatcctgtttccattgatcatctttgagttgtttctacatcttgaatggagtccacctgtggtaaattaaattgattggacatgatttgtaaaaggcacacacctgcctatataaggtcccacaattgacactgcatgtcagatcaaaaaccaagccatgaggtcaaatgaattgtccgtagagctccgagacaggattgtgtcaaggcacagatctggggaagggtaccaaaacatttctgcagcattgaaggttcccaagaacacagtggcctccatcattcttaaatggaagaagtttttcCTAGagcttttcctagagctggccgaccggccaaactgagcaatctggggagaagggccttggtcagggaggttaccaagaacccaatggtcactctgacagagctctagagttcctctgtggagatgggagaaccttccagaaggacgaccatctctgcagcaccccacaaatcaggactttatggtaaagtgtccagacggaagccactactcagcAAAAAGCACCTAACAGCCCGctctgagtttgccaaaaggcacctaaagactctcagaccatgagaaacaagattctctggtctgatgaaaccaagattgaactctttggcctgaatgccaagcgtcacgtctcgaggaaacctggcaccatccctacggtgaagcatggtggcggcagcatcatgctgtggggatgtttttcagcagcagggactgggagactagttaggatcaagggaaagatgaacgtagcaaagtacagagagatccttgatgaaaacctgctccacagcgctcaggacctcagactggggcggaatttcaccttccaacaggacaacaacctgaaaatagctgtgcagcaaagtttcccatccaaactgacagagcttgagaggatttgcagagaagaatgggcgaaactccccaaatacagatgttccaagcttgtagtgtcattcccaagactcaatgctgtaatcgctgcaaaagatgcttcaacaaagtactgagtaaagggtctgaatacttatgtaatgtgatatttcagttgtttggTTTTGTATAAATTATCCAAaaattctaaaacctgttttttctttgtcattatggggtattgtgtgtagattaatgcggattatttcatttaaaaaaaatcaattttagaataaggctgtaacgtaacaaaatatggaaagtcgttgggtctgaataccttccgaaggcactgtagataaaaAATAATTACAAAATGTAAGTAATCACATTCCATCCACTTATCTGACCTGTCCTCTTCCCAGAACCACCTAAGATCCGCATCCCCCGTCATTTGAAACAGACGTACACTCGTAAAGTCGGAGAAGCAGTCAATCTCGTTATTCCATTCATGGTAAGGCAATAACAGAAAATGGCTCAACTACCTTCAGTGAAAGCCCTTTAGTAAATCATATGTAGTTAGATTCATGCTCCTATGCAATATGTGACATGTAGGGCAAGCCCAGGCCAAAGGTGAGCTGGCTGAAGGAGGGCCAGACGGTGGACCCCACGCAGGTCACTATCCGCAACACAGACTGTGACAGCATCATCTTCATCCGCAAAGCAGAGAGGAAGCACTCTGGGAAGTATGATAtgaaggtggaggtggagaaccACGTGGACACGGCCATCGTAGACATCCAGATAGTAGGTGGGTCAAAGGACACTGACAGGAAGGATATCCTGATCTCACAGTTAAAGTTGTTTAGACATAGATCAATTAAGCACTTGTATCGGTCATTTTTACAGATTGAATCAAACAGAAAGTAGAAGGAAAAAATACTATAAAAGGGAAAGATCTCATTGTAAAGAGTTGATCGAGTTGAATGTTTTTAGCTTTGTTCTGCCCTTTATTCCCTATCAAATTTTTCACAGCAGCTAATGTCTAGCACATAAATAAGACCCATACTGATGTTAATGATGTCAACGGATTAATCTCTCCACTCAGACCTCCCAGGGCCTCCACAGTGTGTGAAGATAGATGAGGTCTGGGGAGGAAACGTGGCTCTGGACTGGACCCCTCCAAAGGACAATGGCAACGCCGCCATTACAGGCTACACCATCCAGAAAGCAGACAAGAAGACCATGGTATAAGTCTGCTGAATGCATCACTTGGTACTGTACTATATGGAATCAgtatgagggagagattgttacAGGAAAAGTACCTCTGTATGTATTATGCATATGGAATTCAAGTGTATGTGCTACTCAATGTGATCCCCTGCATGTTTAAACGAATCTGCTCTCTATGGGACAGGAGTGGTACACGTGTATTGAGCACTACCACCGCACCTGTATCACCATCACAGAGCTGGTGGTGGGGAACGAGTACTACTTCAGAATCTACTCTGAGAACATGGTGGGTCTGAGCGAGGGTGCCACCCAGACCAAGGACAGCGCCCTCATCGTTAAAGAAGGTATGTGTGagctcctctgtgtgtgtggggggggtgtggggggggggggggggggggataccatATGGAAAGCAATGAAAAATATGACCAGTATGTCATCCCCTCTACTTTCTAATATTATGGACCAACTCATTCAAAAAGCAGATGGACATGAACATCAGTCACTTCCTTTTTCGTTTTCTTCTTTGTTTTTTTGTCACAAGGTAACGATACATAGTGATAAAATATTCATTTTTACAGAATTGGACCAGTTGCTTTCATTTAAAGATGGCTTATACACTACATATCATGTTTCATTGTACTGTTAATGCCGATGTTGCTGTCTCTGACCGCAGATGATGAATTAAAATACTGTCTCTCCTTCAATCATGATCACAAGGGAAATTCCCCCATGATACAGCCCAGCGCCTGTATCATGTACAACCCCattcttcctcccttccttcctccgcAGGCATGCAACTGAAGAACCCAGAGTACATCGACCACGACTTCAAAGAGCCTCCCAAGTTCACCCAGCCCCTCATCAACACCTTCGCCATCGCTGGCTACAACGCCACCCTCAACTGCAGCGTCCGCGCCAACCCACGGGTAGTTGTAGCccgggtcccagatctgtttgtgctgtcttgccaacttcaTTTCGGCAATTGGAGTTGGCAAGacgacacaaacagatctgggacttaGGCTAGGTGTGTAGGACCGTACTTAGACAGTGCCTACACCAATTCTCTGGGAATGTTCTGTCCAACTAAACTCCTGGACATGGTTGTGGTATCATTGCTGCTGATGTTCAGTCCTGCCTATTAATTAGTAATTGATTTAGACATGGGAAACCAAGTTCTGTATGTCTTCTCTATTGACTCTGGCCAATCAATGGCATGAATTGATAAATTAGGAGTCAAACCTAAAGACTGCAGCCCTGAAGCTGGGACATCCAATGTCCTGGCCTAGTGGGTCATCTTAGGCCTTAGGTCAGCTTGTTCCCCATACCCCTCCAGGCTGTTCCCCATACCCCTCGAGCCTGTTCCCCATACCCCTCAAGCCTGTTCCCCATACCCCTCCGGCCTGTTCCCCATACCCCTCCAGCCTGTTCCCCATACCCCTCCGGCCTGTTCCCCATACCCCTCCCACCTGTTCCCCATACCCCTCCAGCCTGTTCCCCATACCCCTCCAGGATGGACTAGGTCCAAATGGTCCAGGCCCCCAGCTGTATGCTGAAAGCTTTACACCTGCAGCCTGCTCTTTCTGACCGCCTCTCAACCACGGCAGCCTTTACACCTGACAGCTATCCTCTCTCTAACAACACATCTCTAGTCAGCTGCCTGAAGTTTTTTGTTGAGAGGTTGAAAAACTGCTTAAATTAACAGACCATGGGCACCATGTAAATATAAGGGTTTATCTGATTAATGCACTCTTGGTAATAAGATATGACTGTTCATAACAGTGTATCTCTAACTTGAACAATGTATTGGCCCTCTCACtgagaaaatagtacaaatcCACAGACCAGTaaaacattgcaatgtattgAATGCTTCTGAAATAATGTACTACAACATATTGAGTTGACAAATGTTTTAATGATACAGTGGCGAGGACTTTTATACTACTTGATAAACATTATGGGGAGTAACTTGCGAAACATCCCTGACTTAATTGAGTATTGATATTTTAGAGGCTTCTCTGGGAAACGGGCTAACCTTCTCTGTTTTTGACTTCAGCCCAAAGTGATTTGGATGAAGAATAAGATAGCCATCATTGACGACCCGCGCTACCGCATGTTTAGCAACCAAGGGGTCTGCACCCTGGAGATCCGGAAACCCAGCCCCTACGACGGGGGCATGTACTCCTGCAAGGCCATTAATTACCTGGGTGATGCACTAGTGGAGTGTAAACTGGAGGTTAAAGGTCAGTTTGGGCTGTAGGGGTACCTGGAAACCTGCGGTGTATGTTATCCACATGTGTACAGTATTAGGTGTCAAGACTCTTTGGTGACGTAGATCAGTACATAGTTTGTTTCAGTGACTACACCACCAAAGGCCCGTCCGTATCAGCTGTGGTCCTGTAAGTATCCGTCGTACATATATCGTATATGATATATGCTTATATTGTCATATACAATATCCACAGGGTTTGTCATTACATCACCCCTGCTACTCCAATGAGGAACAACGTATTACATCACGTGGCTGAACTCAATCTATGCATTTCCTTCTCATTTTAAACATGTTCATCTAGTTACAGGTGTTCATACAAGACTTCAGTAACGTCACTTGTGTTCAGCCAAATCCTGTTCATCTGACTACCACTGTTGAATTTCCTACCACAACTTCAAAGTCGCATCGTCAAATGTAGCATGCTTCACCAACACAGCATGGTCCAATTCTTCCTAAGGCGTCATCACACATCAACACCTCATAACTCAAACGCGCACCAATACGTATTGTTCTAGATGTAGTTCCCTTGTTCGATGAATACTATCTTGTGGCTCCATGTTTTAGTGTCTCCCCTCAACAGATGGTGATGTTCCTTCAATTACGTGTTTAACTCCTCATATAAAATGAGTTCAATAACTGACCAGTATTCCCTGGAGAACACATAACTCCCCCATGTAAACATTTGGAtaacccctcttctcttctctcccccccagTCCCCACTCAGGAATAGTGAATGTATGTTCTCATCCAAGGTAAGCTTTCATATGGTTTTGGCATATGAAGCTTATGTCATTCATTCTGCATCTGTCAAATGCCAATAATACAGCTTTTCTCAGCAGTACTAGGTGGTCTATTTAAGTTCACACCCACCCGTCTGAAAGAGTACCAAGGGAAGGAATGCAAGAGTTCAGGGCTTGCCTGCTTTAGTCCAAATGGATGTGTGATatgtacagtaacataatagatTGTGTATGTGGCTCTAGACACTGTATGGACAGTGTTCATTGGAGCCAGTTACTTTCCAATAACACTCTAGGGTTGCTGTCTAGGGTGGCTGTCTAAAGTCAAGCGTACCCCTAACATTTCAGAAGTCTATTTTAACGGTTGGTGTGACGTGCCTGCTTGTATGACCTGTGTTTCCCTGGTAACCGTGTTTGTTCCTCATCTAACATATGCCACACACAAAAGGTGAGTAACCTTCAAAGTAGTGCAAATGGCCTGATTGTGACATCAGAGTAAATACCAACATTTGCAGAGCATGGCTCTTTATTGAAGATTAAAGGTTGAAATTATGCTTACATTATTTTCCAGAAGTCGTTACTCCAGGATGGTGTCCTGTACATATGTGTTATATTTACTGGGGTAATAAGATACAATTCATCCATAGATCACTTTCTGCTGAttaatacatacagtggggcaaaaaaatatttagtcagccaccaattgtgcaagttctcccacttaaaaagatgagagaggcctgtaattttcatcataggtacacttcaactatgacagacaaaattaggggaaaaaatcctgaaaatcacattgtaggattttttatgaatttatttgcaaattatggtggaaaataagtatttggtcacctacaaacaagcaagatttctggctctcacagacctgtaacttcttctttaagaggctcctctgtcctccactcgttacctgtattaatggcacctgtttgaacttgttatcagtataaaagacacctgtccacaacctcaaacagtcacactccaaactccactatggccaagaccaaagagctgtcaaaggacaccaaacacaccgcccgggcaacgaaggagtggcttcgtaagaagcatttcaaggtcctgggggggcctagccagtctccagatctcaaccccatagaaaatctttggagggagttgaaagtccgtgttgcccagcaacaggcccaaaacatcactgctctagaggagatctgcatggaggaatgggccaaaataccagcaacagtgtgtgaaaaccttgtgaggacttacagaaaacgtttgacctctgtcattgccaacaaagggtatataacaaagtattgagataaacttttgttattgaccaaatacttattttccaccataatttgcaaataaattcataaaaaatcctacaatgtgattttcaggattttttctcctaattttgtctgtcatagttgaagtgtacctatgatgaaaattacaggcctctctcatctttttaagtgggagaacttgcgcaattggtgactgacaatacttttttgcccaactgtaGATGATATATCTATAGTAGGCCTATATTCGACACAATAGGGTTATTATCATTTGTGTCAATGCACCATTTATTATGTACTAGAGAAGGCTTTAATCCAGTTAATGTTCCTGAGCTTCTTGGCGCATTTTGGGCCTACTTAGTGAATGGCCATGTCATGGCTCCTATAGCTCTGCCACTGTAAGCCTAGGCAGATATAGATTTACTCACAGACTCAAAAGTGACGTATTGCACCTGTCCTTTACTGACACTGTCTCTATTTTCTCTCCTCACTACTATCCACTTTGGTATCTCTTCTTTTTTGTACTGTATGGTGTCTCTCTTCTGTTTCTTTGTTGCAGACTCACCCTCTTTTCGCTGTTTCAGTGTCTGTTTCGATGTTGCACGCTGACCCTCTGCTATTTTCCTGTTGGACTCTTACGATCTTCTCTCTGTTAAAGATTGATCGTCTtcgctctctttcactttctctctatagctcctaacaacaaattgagtgtctctcctttctcccccaggGGGCTTTACCTTCTCTGAGCTCATGCAGCGTGGAGTGCCTTTACACCTGATCGATAAGTACATGAGCGAGACCAAGGCCGTGGAGCAGCCAGAGAAGTAGTCGGACTGAGCAACCACTGATACGCCTAGGCTGCCCGGAACCTGTCGTCACACCACTAGTGATCTGCCTCTCACCAGCAGTCGAGGGAGgggctggagggggagggagggttgtACTGGACTTTGGCATGGCATGCTGTGTGCGGGAGCTAGTTACCATAGAAGAAGCCAATTCATCACCAGCTTTGTGTCATC
Above is a genomic segment from Oncorhynchus clarkii lewisi isolate Uvic-CL-2024 chromosome 33, UVic_Ocla_1.0, whole genome shotgun sequence containing:
- the LOC139392707 gene encoding myosin-binding protein C, slow-type-like isoform X3, whose translation is MPEPTKKDEMSNGEKESVATDSSEVPMPTPEISLEVSPPPPEQPVETEGKDPQPIEVIKPVQPEPVENGSKEPEPEAVVVRAKEQVESVNSEVKEEAPSPCSPPPPDDSVHVSAMGRKDSVWSLGEGQAPEDLDKPVDTPPLSSLLIERPQGGSITVGGDISFVAKVEAQDLLRKPTIKWFKGKWMDLASKTGKHLQLKETFDRRTKIHTFEMHIIKAKDNYAGNYRCEVTYKDKFDSCSFDLEVKELEQSQSVDIRSAFKRREPKQDETPEVDVWEILKSARPDQYEKIAFEYGITDLRGLLKRLKKTKKEEKKSEAFAKKLDPAYQVDKGGKIRLVVDLADPTVELKWYKNGQEIRPTPKFIFEQKGTQRIMVINNCGLNDDAAYSVAAGEEKCTTELFVKELPVKITKEIEAVKTTVNERIELACEVSEEGAQVKWCKNGVEVPTGPRSRYRVKSEGLKHWLIIDDASKEDTGTFSLMASGGTSEAKVQVELKPLKIIQDLQDMTVLLGQPLKMHCEIFPGNVPGRWYRNGQLIQSNDRINILQRAKNHRLEIVNSTIHDAGDYTFVPEGYSQSLCAKVHIVDPPRVHLESLNFPDNTVTIVAGNKLRVEIPISGEPAPRVVWMKGERVILDSGHRVRAETFSDHTSLTIDIAEKEDTGNYKIVLQNEAGEAGASIKVKVVDIPDPPEVPLVTEVGGDWCSMTWEPPIYDGGSPILGYFIERKKKQSSRWMRLNFDLNKETTFEPKKMIEGVPYEVRVFAVNAIGVSKPSEPSKAFVPLAVTSEPTMLVVDDVTDTTVTMKWRPPDTIGAAGLDGYLVEYCIEGTDDWRVTNKELTEKTKYTITGLPPEAKILVRVRAINAAGASTPRTLQHSILVKEVIEPPKIRIPRHLKQTYTRKVGEAVNLVIPFMGKPRPKVSWLKEGQTVDPTQVTIRNTDCDSIIFIRKAERKHSGKYDMKVEVENHVDTAIVDIQIVDLPGPPQCVKIDEVWGGNVALDWTPPKDNGNAAITGYTIQKADKKTMEWYTCIEHYHRTCITITELVVGNEYYFRIYSENMVGLSEGATQTKDSALIVKEGMQLKNPEYIDHDFKEPPKFTQPLINTFAIAGYNATLNCSVRANPRPKVIWMKNKIAIIDDPRYRMFSNQGVCTLEIRKPSPYDGGMYSCKAINYLGDALVECKLEVKGGFTFSELMQRGVPLHLIDKYMSETKAVEQPEK